In Erigeron canadensis isolate Cc75 chromosome 8, C_canadensis_v1, whole genome shotgun sequence, the DNA window TCCCCTAGGAACACATACATATGAGAAAGCAAATGTCGAAAATCAACTCATGCCCTAAATTGATCTAAGACTTCTAATATGATACAGTCCAAAAATGGAATTCCCAAGTGTCATGAACTCATGATCGAACTGAATACATGGGAGAAATTGAAGATTGGAGCCCGTTAAATATATCTTTACATAAGAAAACCAAGTAAAAAAAAGGGGCACCTATTTTCAGAATTTTCTTACCTTCTGATCAAGGTAAACACCcttgtctctggagacagaATTTAAGCAGCATAGTTGGATCAGTGgttaacacccttgcctctggagacagaagtcatgggttcgatcctcatcccatgcaaatgttggagggtcttttctaccatttaggtaaaaactggaagcagcctctctaaggtctgcctacatcttaacctccctcatacaccgtcgaggtattggggctcaaaacccgtggaaggcagcactgagcagttacttactttctTACATTCTGATCAAGGGTGTTAGTAATTTAGTGTAACGAGATTTAAATTGAGGGTCAAGAGATGAAGGGAGtttagaataaaataaaagataaagaaagaaagagagtacacaaatataaaaagtatttaacATTCCATGTAATCATTAGGAAATAAACGATAAAATGACACATAGTCATAGATAcgcttataaataaaaataatatataatcacaCAAGGTCtcggttcgagtcttgggtttctcaacTCAAGGTATTTTCTATGAGGAGTGAATTGGAGGTCTAGCAAATCGTTgattaaaattgttttcaacacgtctgaatcgaaactaactttaataaaaataataataaataaataaatatcagtTAAAGTTAAACCTCTCGTTTCCTTAACATTTTGTTTGAGAGCgtttttattacaaatttacGTGTACTTTTTAGATGGGAGCAGATTTACATGTATACATTTAGTCATTTAGATAATAGTAAAATAGTACTCGTAATAATAAAAAGGGAGCCCATTAAGCTTCCGGTACAACAAAGGCccataaataaatttgaaatgGGAGTGGCCGGGTGGGGAAGTGACAACTCGGATTCGTCAGTGAGGAATGTTTGGATCTTtaattcttgagttttttacttgaaaagtaccttaacttgtcactttttactttattaggatcaaaacaaaaatctgtcctattatggggaaaaaaaaccGGCTAGGCTAAAACACCTTTGTTGAGTTTTTACCGGCTAAGACATAACATGGAGCCGGTAAACACATACCTGGCAGCCATGTGTCAATAAGACCCCACTTAATCAATCCACACCATCATATAACTTCATCCGGACATTTAACTAACAGATTCAGATAACACAATGTTGTAAGCCATTGTAGTTATAAAGTTTGAACTTCATTATGATGTTTCAGATGTTCCAAAAAACATGTGTGGATTGTTTTAACTTCAAAGAGTTCCCGTTGTTAAATACAATCTATATTCTTCACCTTTTAGTCTTTGTTTCCACTGGAAAAAAAATTGTCCTACCAAGCATGTCCTTCAATTTTATGAACCAATATTTACAACTCCATCTACATCACAGATAAGGCATACATAAATTAGGAAACGCAAGTGGTACTAATTTGCTACAGAAAAGATGAAGAACAACGGCAGCCGGAAATGTCACCACCTCACCGCGAAACTTACAATTCAGATTACTTCTTCGTTACTTCGAATTAGAAAACGAGATTAACACCAAAATGCTCAGAATCAAACCACAAACAAACCCTGACCAGAAATTAATCcgattgagactcgccggaATTCTTAATCTCGCCGGGAAAATTAAACTTACggtaactttgttgtttcttcgagttaTGACTTAAAACTTGGATCAAATTTCTCAGTTTCTCAACTTAGCTAACAAAAAACGATTATGACATTCACCGGAAAACTCAACAGTTCACCTAGAAAAGTTAACCGTCACTAAAACTTGTCCGATCTAAAAATTGAAAACATGATTCTGTTCAGAGTACGATCGTGAGTACAACCTGACATATTTCAGATCAATTCAATGAACAACGAAGAAGATATCGAAGAGAGAAGTTATGGAAgatttttgttgattttctttctttttcatttttttataacaaatatgAACGTGGGTGTCTTGTGGATTTATCAAAGATATAggggttttttatatttttggagATGATGAAATATAGATATGTTGGCTTTGATCTTCACGTAGAAAAGAGAAACTAAAAAAAGtatgtattttgattttgtatttccTAGTGGATGTTCTTATGGGTTGttgattataaaataaattaaaatgaaaataaaattaaaaaatgactGGCTACCTGATGGAAGACCTAAAAAAGGTGTTTTAGCCAGTTTTTTTCCCCACAATAGAACAGATTTTTGTTTTGACcccaataaagtaaaaagtgaaaaattgaAGTACTTTCCGAGTAAAAAGCCCTTAATTCTTTATACAACCATTTATCCAATAATCCATTATCAAATTGCTCCTCGTGAGGAGAGGTTACTAGAGATAATTGTAACATCTGGTGGCATCCGTTTACAGCCCACTCGAGATGCTCTTCAAGTGTTCTTGACCGAGGCCTCAAAATTGGATATCATTGCATATTTTCCACTTCTAAATGAATCCAAACACACCCAACGTTAATCTCACGACTTATATACTTAAAATTGACCTTGTTTAAGGTTCAACTGATGAATTCTGTTGATATCAAATAATTAACGATTGTACTTTGTAAGTTCATTAAATAATGACAAATTGGGTCAAGATTTAATGATTGTACATTGTAAGTTCATAGCTAGAAGGCAAGTATCACCATGCACTAAATGTCTAGAAcgtcaattctcttaataaacctctagggatctATGCCTATATAAATCAAAGTAAAATGTCCTAGTAAGAAATTGAGcattgttacatcattacccctTAACAGAaacttcgtcctcgaagttGATCGTTCACACGGTAGTAAAAACGAATAGGCTAAAAACAAGGGTGTCTACACGGAGGCATATAATATGCAAAAGTCTAACTAGATTTCATCACGACTGTCACACCCGTCATTATAAAACCTAGATTTTTCAAAGTTTCTTTTTTCGACTAATTTCAGATAGGGTTTCGGGTTGGGTCGAGATTTGATAACAACTTTTAATTCATAATCATCATCCACAACATCGTTATGCCACAAAAGTGGACTTAGCGTTATGCCACCAATGTGGACTTAAGCATTATGCCGCAAATGTGGACTTAATCGTCAGTTCAACCCATCAGACCCGTTTAATAAAccctgtatatgtatatgtatatatgaatacTAGATTTAATACTAGTATGATGTACGAATTGATTATAACGTATTTTTGATTGCtttatttataagaaaaaaaaatttgagcattaaaaaaatttgtactgTACGTGGTACTAAAGTCTAtttttgtgtgtatgtatatcttttaattatattgaatttatatttccatataaataataataaatagtttTAACTAATAACGATAATTAGGAACATACTTTGATTAGGATTCTTTAATTGTATTAGGTAAAGattattacatatttatttataaacaaacaaatatatgttAAACTAACAAAAatctatgatgcaccgaaactccaaatAGGTAGCCGTACCCGTTTCTGAAACTCCATGGAAACGTTTCCTCGTACGAAACACGTATGAAACATTCCCTAGAATTTTTTATAGATACCGAAACGTTTTTTTTGAAGTTTCCATACGGTTTCTAATTAATATCAAGGTTTTAAAGGACTTTTTCTAATCCCCAAACCCAAACAtgctatattatatacaatttgatcaaaattagtttttttatattccaaaaccaattattaaacactaaacattAAATGAGTGATCACTAATCAAGCATGTATTATACAgttctacatatataattatacataatctctcaagtctcaagtctttctttatgaaaaaattgatataatttatatctgtatatttttttattgccgtACTTGTATCCtggattttttagttttaccgttccccgttcccgtatcgttcccgtacccgtttcggtgctacatagacTAAAATACACGTCGATCACGCCATGCGTGTCGTCTTAAAAACCttttaatcctgttttagtacTGGTAGATAAATCTAATTGCTAATTAAGAAACTGACAACAATGAATTtcgaaaaaaaattgaaattgcaaTTACGAAAGTCACATATCAATCACCCCTTAGAAAACGATTAATTctcttaaaaatcctcttaaaatcTTCAAAACTTGACATGTAGATTATATTAATTCTCTTACATAATTTCATCTCTTGATCTTGACATATGTTATAATTTTGTAATTAGCAGGATTTTTAGATTGATTGATTAGAGGATATACGATTCCTTATACTTTgagtttttataattatttaatggtataatataatatagtaacCAGGGGCGGATCTAACTGTATAGGACCGGGGGGTAATGCCCCTGATGACTATGGCCTAGACATGTAATAATCTTGTTGTATTCAAGTTGAAAATTTAATACTTATTCAAGATGCCCCCTCCGTATAAAATGGTGTGCCCCTGTGTTTAAATGATTAACTATGAGAAAGccaaaataaatttaagatGTGGACATTAATGGTGGAAGCTCTGTTATTTAAAGATTTAGAGAACAAGGAAGAAGATAGATATCATCGGCCCTCTTCTacatttatttcaaaaaacCTTTATACAAGGTCAAAGTTACAAGTTTCATCATTTACTTTTTGAGTACATTCTTTCAATGCCTTAAACCTTCATTATAAATATGTAACTATTGTTTACTAGTCTATATCCCTATCAAATGACAAAAAACTACACCTAacttatataagtttttttatatcattttgaaaaacattttaaataactactaatatttgataaaaacaaCTATTCTAATTATAATACTTATATGAAAGCTAACGATGCATTTCATtccaaatttaaaaatcttatgtgtaatttatatatattaaacttatCATTTGAAGTCATCTACCAAAGTTGTAAAGTTGTTTttacataaatgataaatcaatgTGAGAACGACTCATCTAGCCTAAATACATAGTTTAAgctacaaaaaataaataagttgtTCGTTTACAAAACCTAATGGGGACATTTTCAAAGCGTTTCGTACAGGCATAAAAAATCTTATTACCTGCCCTACCCATAACTCATCGCATTCGTTTTATCACTTTTTTCATCGTGCCCCGGTATACAAAAATTCTAGATCTGCCTCTGATAGTAAcatgatataatataatatagtaatatgGTATTGTATAACCATTACTATTAAtagtatatttattatttttatccatttttaaaaattatgtatattGTACTAAATGTTAATTTATGGAATTGTGACCCTTTTATCTCATTTTAACATTCTCTCttgatttatttgtttgaatataattattcaaatttcaaaaaagcattatttactttttcattACAAATgtaaatgtatttatattaagAACAACActtcatttaaaataaaaaataaaaaattgtggtTAAGCGGAGCCTCGACTCGATATACGAAGGGAACAAATTCAAAAAGACTATTTATTTTCTAAGTAGCATGAAATTATCACGAGTCAACCTTCATGATAAAAAGggtacattatttttttttttctcaaaagcGGAACTTAtctatactttttataaaaattatcacaccttcatttttaaaaatagttatacAATAATTACATACGGAATTATTagattacccttaataaacacccactatggaaagagtttttataaaataccaaatttgccattaatgaattaatttacactttaaactttGATTATAATAAATAACACTCTAatcccttatcttttaaaaaatttcaccatcacaattacatcaacctacaccacttgacactatcaccaccaccaattaTATCAttaccgacaccactagactgCCTTCCCCATCACTatcgtcgcattgcgcggatatcATGCTCGTaagtttattatttaattttatttgttgcacttaatttattatgtaatcttttatttatagcaatatctataaaaccAAAGGAACATTAAACAGCTAAACATGCACACAGTATGCTTCATCataaaaacacatatttaactaattatagTTATCGGtttaattttatacatataacatGTGTTTGGTAGGATGATATAGAAAAGGtgtaaaaggaaaagaaacacTTTTCTTGTTTAGTTGCATCAAAAGATGAAATTAAATAAGTAGAAGTAAGAATCACTTTCATTCTTATTATTCGTTACCAAATGGTGAGAAATGAtgaaaacaagttttttttttttttcttttctggtGACTTTTTATTGtagttaattttaattatttatgtattgatatattaattatattttgttaaattattttccaaattaatttgtttatttcttATATTTTGAAATTCATTTTTTGATTGCATCAAAAAAtgaaatcttttttctttttaaatacttattctcttttttaatatttatatttttacttatatttttattctttctaaTTTCCTCTAACCAAACATCcctattaaaagataaatatgatGTTTTGCACATTCAACTTagattaaaaaagaagaagataaatttacaataattattagtcatctacaacaattcatgttttatgcaattataaattatttaatagaATAGGTATATTTATTATAGATGATTAATAATTGTTATAGATTTATAATCactatccaaaaaaaaaaattcacatattaaatttttgatGTATTGAAAATTGATCATTTTTTCACATATACTTAATAAAATACAACTAAAATTGATATGGAAGGGGGTCAAACTAAATATGAAACAACATTGTATTCATATAATTTCctcaaatttaattttgtaactTAATTAAGATATATGTCACTACTGTATATAATTATTTGAGTGGAAATCATGTCGATATATATAGGCATAGTCAGAGTCATGTTTAATATAATTAGATGATGAATAAATTCTCCAAGTTTGAGCATGAGAACTAAACTTTTTAACTCTTTCTTTTACTTCTTTTCGCCGaaggtttttcttttataaaaacagTTTTTCTATCTTTGGATAAAAATAAGACTGTTTATAATTCATCTTCTCATATCTTATTTAGACGGTCTTTCTATCTTTAGATAAAAATAAGACTGTCTATAGTTCGTCTTCTCATATCTTGATCTTGTTTATGGATTGGATCTTGCTGTAAGTGTAATAAATTCTCTACCCCATAACCATATCCAAATTGCTTTCATTTTGAGCATGCAACAATCCTCATGTAATCTCCCATTTGTCAGAAAATTGTCAAAATCCCATTTCCTTAATATATCATCAAACTCATCTTATCTTAGCTTAAACACAACAGATTATAAACCAAACCATTGAAATTAAACTTTCTAAgattatttgtatttgtttgtttgtttgtaacaTCAAATAACCATGGACCTAAAACACCCCACCACCAAAATCCCAAACCCTGAAAATGAAACCCCACCTCATCATTCCAAATCATTAACCAAAATATCATCATTTTCAAACGGAAATACCCACCACCAACATCCTCCGCCGCACACGGCGGCGATATATAAAGAATGCCTTAAAAACCATGCCGCCGGTATAGGCGGCCACGCTTTAGACGGCTGCGGTGAGTTCATGCCTTCCACATCATCACTCACATGTGCTGCATGTGGGTGTCACCGGAACTTCCACCGCCGTGAACCCACCACCATCGCCACCATTAGAACAACCCACTTGATAGATTTCCACCGGCCCTCCCCATCTCCGCCGTCaccatcgccaccaccaccaacaaacCTTCTTCTGTCACTAACCACGGCAGCAGAGCATCCAAACCATGCGGTGGCGACGCCGGGGACTCCAGTGGCGATCAAGATTAGTGGCAGCAGGAATAAGAGGTTTAGGACAAAATTTAGtcaagaacaaaaagaaaaaatgatggGTTTTGCTGAAAAAATAGGATGGAAAATGCAAAGAAATGATGATAAAATGGTTTTGGATTTTTGTAATAGTATTGGAATAAGAAGGGGTATTTTTAAAGTATGGatgcataataataaaaacactttTGGTACTAAAAAAGATACCACAACTACCACCACCAACGCCGCCACAACCACCGTCACTGCCGCCGTTGCCGCAGATTTAGGACGTAGTAATGATAGTAGTCATGATCAAGAAACTGCAAGTGGTGCTACTGCTAACGGGTCGTCATCTTCATCTTGAGATGGATATatcttcttttaacttttttattttgttttatttgttgttgttatgaTACTAATTAACCCAGTTTAGGGTGAATGGAATAAAACCCACTATTGAAGATTTTATTCATGGTcaaattaatatgttttttttctttgaggTGTGATTAATTAGTTGTTGGtagttatttttgtaaattattaGTTGTTATTAGTTTCTCTTAatgttttgctaaacgaaactTCGTTAAGTTGTATTACACTTAGCATAAAATTCAGGAGTGaggttttaatatgaaaatgtataatctttttatgcacgttaagtaaaTTTCTAAAgactttgtttaacattttatatgtaaaaaatacTAAGATAGGAGACTTGTAACATTGGATTCATTTAGTCAAAGTTAATGATTAATGTGTGTTATACTATTTTAGCTCATTATGATAAGAAATTACTAGTTTAAATTAACTACTAGTATAAACCATGTATTAAGTTTTGTAATTTGAATCATATATTAACTTTATTTGGGATTAATCTAGCCGGAAGAAAtcgttgaattttttttttttttgggggggacTTGTTCAAAGTTGGaaaggtcaaagtcaaagtaAACAATTATGTGTTCTTGATGCATTAATGGTGGTTTTGGTACTATTTGCAGAGAAGTAATGATCAACACCAACAAACTTTCCTGGCTAAAGATTAATAATCATATTGGTAGGATGACcgtatgaaaaatgaaaaatggtagTTTGGCATATAATTAGAGTACCTTTTGAGATTAACCCTAATCTTTTTCGTCCCTTTCTCTAATCAttacttgttttatatatttaattcagTATTCCATATGTGGAAAGTTGTTTAGGTTATGCGTTTATCTTATTTCTAGCAACACCTAATTCGATTTTCCAGTTCCGATATTGCCCTCGCAGAATCTAGTTGTATTTCGATTGCTTCATTCTTTGTATTTAGATGGCAAGTAAACTTAGCAAGACATCTCAAATTCAAGTCTATagggatgatgatgatgataggtTTTCTAATTTTTACTTATAATGATTTGGGTGAGTTTTCTCCTTTAATCTTTACGTCATAACGTTTTCGGTTTACATTTAAgatttattttgttaagaatTATTTAACACGAACTcagataaaataatatattctaGACTCTTTCAACATTTGCAACAACTCACACATTTTTTTCTTAGTTTTAAAACAATTAGatattaaatataaagaaaattctttcaaattaataaacaatttcatttattatgttatgatttttgtGACCATAGAGCATATAATTATTACTTGGTAAAATAGCTTTAGGCTTTAAGCATCCAGTATAATCTTCATGTATTTTGTTATGTAACTTCCAAGTTCTAACCTATCGTTAGTCTTATACAATAAAAATCTACAATTTTaatgttagaaaaataaaatctattatAAAGCTTTCAgataaggataatgataaattaacctaattggtgtgcttAAAGTTGTGCCTAATTGTAGGATGATGagatgtggaaaaatcagggggcaatattaggaaagagaattagtgcatTCCACATGTCaacttcttaaggttttagaCATATCTTTAAACAcatcaattaggttgattaatcattttctttctgATAAATATGGAATTACTCTGTCAAAACTTATTATCATTCATAATATCAAACTATCAATAATGGATAATCATAGTTACCTGCATGATTGGATAATGCTTAGGTCTTAGATATTTTGGGTCAAAAGTCGAGGGTTAGTTTTGGTATATGcaagaaaattaaaattgaattgATGTGACATgagtaaattatataatattatcttCTAATCTGAACTTTAAAGGCAAGTAGTGTAGGACTTGTGCTCATCATCTTATTTAGGGCTAAATATTTAATTAGCATGGATATTTGTACCTTTGACACCTTTCCTCTTTTGGTTGGATGGTGTGGGAGGCAagatttctctttttattttatttaatttctttattaaattaacttgAATTTGGGAATTATTTAAGATACAATTAGATCTAATCCAAACATTTGTATTCATagataatttgataaaattaatatattttgttatctATTTGGAAACTACCAATGAGGTGTATGGCATTTCAAACGACACGATATATCATATGATATTAATTGTTCATTTATTCACTAAAGGGGTAT includes these proteins:
- the LOC122580052 gene encoding zinc-finger homeodomain protein 9-like, which translates into the protein MDLKHPTTKIPNPENETPPHHSKSLTKISSFSNGNTHHQHPPPHTAAIYKECLKNHAAGIGGHALDGCGEFMPSTSSLTCAACGCHRNFHRREPTTIATIRTTHLIDFHRPSPSPPSPSPPPPTNLLLSLTTAAEHPNHAVATPGTPVAIKISGSRNKRFRTKFSQEQKEKMMGFAEKIGWKMQRNDDKMVLDFCNSIGIRRGIFKVWMHNNKNTFGTKKDTTTTTTNAATTTVTAAVAADLGRSNDSSHDQETASGATANGSSSSS